Genomic window (Terriglobus sp. TAA 43):
CAGGTCATGGCTTGATACACCGGCAGATGGAAGTGGCTATCCACCACTGCGCGATGCCATCGCGCACTATTTGCGGACATCGCGTGGCGTGCGCTGCAGCTCGGATCAGATCGTGATTGTCTCTGGAATACAGCAGGCACTCGATCTGTTGGCGCGCGTGCTTCTGAAGCGTGGGGACGCGGTCTGGATGGAAGACCCTGGCTATTTTGGAGCGAGCATTGCGTTTAACAACGCCGGCGCAAGAATCGTCGCCGTGCCGGTAGATGAAGAAGGACTCTCGGTTGCTGTCGGCAAGAAACTTTCCCCGCATGCCAAGGGGGTTTATTTAACACCGGCCCATCAGTTTCCCTTAGGAGTCACGATGTCTTTGGAGAGACGGATCGCCCTGCTCCAATGGGCATCTCGTACCGGCGCTTTCGTAATCGAGGACGACTATGACAGCGAGTACAGGTTCCAGGGTCAGCCAGTCCCCGCGCTGCAAAGCCTGGATGAAAATTCAAACGTAATTCTCATCGGATCGTTCAGCAAGACATTGTTCCCATCTTTACGTGTGGGCTATGTCGTCTTGCCTCCGTCGCTTGTGAATTACTTCATGGCCTTCCGCTATCAAACAGATTTCCGCAATGCAAGCTTTGATCAGGCGGTGCTCTGCGACTTCATCGTAGACGGACATCTTGCGCGGCATCTTCGGAAGATGCGTGATCTTTACGCTGGCCGCCTTGAAGCATTGATTGAAGGAGGCAATAAATACCTCGGTGGATTGCTCGAAATCTCCAACGTAAGGGCGGGACTCTACACAGTCGGATTGCTGAAGAATGGGATGACATCGCGACAAGCCGAAAAAGCAGCTGCTGCGCGAGGAGTTGAGGCCATCGGGATCGACCGCTACACGTTGAAACGAGCCGACCCGAAGGGTGTGCTCCTGGGCTTTGCTGCGCATAATGAGACGGCCATTCGGAAAGCGCTCATGCAACTCGCCCGTGCGTGGA
Coding sequences:
- a CDS encoding PLP-dependent aminotransferase family protein, which gives rise to RSWLDTPADGSGYPPLRDAIAHYLRTSRGVRCSSDQIVIVSGIQQALDLLARVLLKRGDAVWMEDPGYFGASIAFNNAGARIVAVPVDEEGLSVAVGKKLSPHAKGVYLTPAHQFPLGVTMSLERRIALLQWASRTGAFVIEDDYDSEYRFQGQPVPALQSLDENSNVILIGSFSKTLFPSLRVGYVVLPPSLVNYFMAFRYQTDFRNASFDQAVLCDFIVDGHLARHLRKMRDLYAGRLEALIEGGNKYLGGLLEISNVRAGLYTVGLLKNGMTSRQAEKAAAARGVEAIGIDRYTLKRADPKGVLLGFAAHNETAIRKALMQLARAWT